The following is a genomic window from Phycisphaeraceae bacterium.
CGATGCCCCTATCCGAATCCCAACGCACGCGGCGGATGGATCGGCCTGACGGCACGCCATAACCGCGCGTCGATGATTCGCAGCTTGCTGGAGGGCGTGACCTACGGCATGGCTGATGCGCTTCGGATCATGGAGGGTATGGGGATCCGCATCAATACCGTGCGACTCAGCGGCGGCGGCGCACGCAGCCGTTTCTGGCGTCAGCTCCAGGCGAACATCTACAACAAGCAGGTCGCAACGATCAACGCACAGGAAGGACCGGCCTACGGCGTCGCCCTGCTCGCGGGCGTCGGCACCGGTATTTGGAAAAGCGTTCCCGAAGCGTGCAATGCGTCGATACGAGAGACCGAAAAACTTAAACCAAACGCCAAAGCTGCGAAACAGTATGAACAAGGGCACGCACAGTATCAGCGGTTATATGCAGCACTGGTCGAGGAGTTTGATCAGATCGCAAAGTTGTAACAAATCGGCGCGCCGTTCCATGCACCCCGCAGCATGGTGTCGTTTGCGCTGTGGATTTCCCGGAGAATCACCTCATCAAGAATGCCGGTGATTTTCACCACTCCGGCTTGGTGCCCTTGCTGGTCAGATCATTCAGACGATCCTGAATGAGCGAGTCTTCCGCCGCGGCGGTGGCCTCTAGCTTGGCCTTGGTGTCAGCAAGCTGCTTCTCAAGCCGTGCCACTTCCAGTTGGCGCATCTGCTGGCGGACTTTGAACTGCTCCTTGAGCTTGGCGAGGAGTTGGTCGTGCAGATCTTTGGCTTTCGCTTCGTCCTTGGCTTCGACAGCATCACGATATTCCCGCGCCAAGTTTTCGCTCTCGCGATTCAGGCGGTAGTCTGCCACACGAACCTTGTAGATTTCCGGGGCGCGCCGCTTAAGAAACGCCAACTCTCCGAGACGACCCATGTTTTCCCGGACAAGCTCCGCCGCCTTCTCAGGATTGGCTTCGCGGATTTTTTTGAGTTCCTCGGCACGCTGCGGACTCACGTCATTCAAAATGGTGATGATTTCTTCAAACTGCTCGTCGGTCAGCATCCGCATCAACGGCCCCGGTCGATTCTCCGGGTTAAATCGTTTGCGCAATGTTTCCTCATCCCAACGGCTTGGCCGGTCGGCGCCCGCCTTGTCGATCTGTTGTTCCGATTCGGGCGGACCAGGCGGCGGGTCGGCCAGGAGTTTCGTACATGGCGTGCCGACAACAGCTGCGAGCACCAGAACACTCGACCAGGTTGAGAATCGCTCCGTAATTTTTTTCATAGCGCGTCCTTCATGTCCGAGCCGCGCTGCGCGATCAACCGCAGCGCTGACTTCTCAAATCAAAACAGGGGGTTGGAAAACGAGGTTGTGGCAATTTCGTCCAGATTCTCAAAGGGGTCGTTGATATCCGCATCGCTGCGGTGCGCATGATCGACGCGGATCGCCAGCTCGGCCAACTCGTGATCGACGGGTTCGCTCGGACCGGCATACGCGGTGAGATCCTGAAGTGCAGCTTTGACGCGGGCGATTTCAATATCTCCAGACGCAGCCTTCCCGTTGTCCGGGGCAAGACGCAGCCAGAGGGCTGCGCCGGTAATGAGCAGGATAATCGCCGCGACCGCCATCAACCGTGACGGCCCGATGCGCGCCAGCACGCCGCGACCGCGAGCTTCTACCGCGCTTTGTGTGGCTGCGCAAATACGATCCGCCAGTCCGGCGGGTACATCCACCGTCTCAATCGCCAACACTTCGTCAAGAAGCGATTCAAGCTGGGCGTCGATAGGTTTTTCGTTTCGGTTTGTCATACTCACCTCTATCAACTGTTTTTCATCTGTCGCGTAGCCGGGTCGTCTCTCATGATTCGTCTTCTTCCAGCAGTTTTCTCAGCTTCCCTAAAGCTCGATGTCCTCTGGCGAGCACTGTGCCCAGCGGTTCCTCAAGCGCCTGGGCGATCTCCGCAAAACTCAAGCCGGCGGTGTGGCGGAGATTCAGAATCTCCCGGTCATCCTCGCTGAGCATCGCGATCGCTGCTTTCAGCCGATCAATCTGCTCCGCACGGCTGACGGACTCATACGGCTCTTCGCTCTCGCCGCGCGAGCTTGCGCCATTCACGAGTTCGCCTTCCACCGCAGCCCATGGTCGATCCTCGTCACCCGCTGCGCCCGTCATGTCCATCGGACGCGCCTGCCGCTTGCGACGCCGCATCTCGTCGCGGAGCTGATTCATGGCGATGCGGAAAAGCCAAGGCTCAAACCGTCCACGCTCGCTGTACTTACCCAACTGTCCGACCAGCTTCACAAACGTGGCCTGGGTGATTTCTTCCGCCAGCTCGCGATCGCCGCATTGCTTGACCACGAGCGCGAAGACCCGCTTGGAATAACCCTCAACCAAGACACGCCAAGCCGCACTGTCGCCTCCAGCCGCCTGCGCAAGCGTCACATCCAATGGTGGTGGCGATGCCGCGTCGGCCATGAGACAAAGGATAAACGAAGACGGGTTAAGGGTTATTGCCTGCCAGCCGAAACGACCCGACATAGAGTGCAAATGCCTCGAAAACAGGCTGATTCCGCCTTTTGGCGGCAAAATATCCCGGCCGTCACGTCGCCAAACAGGGCTTCGCGTCCCATAATGACCTGATGGATTCTCCCTCCAACGCCATGACTGACCATACCGGCGCCGACCTGCAAAGCGCCACCGTGGTTTCGTTCCTTTTTTCCAGAGCGGCGGCTGCCAACCTCGACTGTACCTACCGCAAGGGATCGACCGTCCACCTGCCACGGAAGGGGCGAGTGCTCATTACCGGCGATCTGCACGACAATGGCCGGAACCTCCAGCGCATCATCAAACTTGCCGCACTCCACGAAAGTCCCGACCACCATCTCATCCTGCATGAAATTATCCATGGTCCGCACCTGATCAATGGCCGCGACCTCTCCGTGCGGACGCTGGCGCGTGTGGCGGAGCTCAAGCTCAAGTATCCCAATCAGGTTCATGTGTTGCTCGCCAATCATGAACTTTCCCAAATCGTCGGCTCGAGCATCAGCAAAGACGGCATCAACGTGTGTGATGCGTTTAATGCGGGAATTGATTTCATCTATGCCGATGCTGCGGAAAAAATCCGAGCAGGTGTAAACCGCTGGGTGCGGAGCCTGAATCTCGCGGTTAAATGCGAGAACGGCCTCTTCGTCAGCCACAGCCTCCCCGGTGCCCGGAAGCTGGAAAAATTTGATCCTCAGGTGATTGATCGTGAACTGACCGATGCTGACCTGCATAGCGGCGGCTCGGCGTATGACATGGTCTGGGGACGACATCATCCGCAGGATTTGGCGGACCATCTCGCCAAGGTTTGGAATGTCCGCCTCTTTGTCCTCGGTCATCAGCCCACCGACATGGGCTATCAGGTTCAGGGCACATCAATGCTGGTCCTCGCCTGCGATCACAATCACGCCCAGGTCGTACCTGTAGATCTGTCGAAGCGATACACTCTGGATAATCTGCTTGAAGTAATGACCCCGCTTGCTGGGGTAACCGTGTAATACCTGACCGGATCACAGCACCGACGGGCGAGGGTTGATGATCCCCGATTAAATCCGTGGCCAACTGCTCGTTTTCCGGTTGCGGCGCGCTACGATGTGACGGGGTTGCCCCTCTGTCGGGGCAAACAGCGTTAACCACCCATAGATAGAAAGTGAGGCTTTCGTGAACCGTGTAAACGTCATCGTCTGGGGTCTGATTGCCGGCGCTGTATTACTGATCGCCTCGTATGAAACGCGCTCAGAGGAAAAAGCCAACGCTCTTGAGCGGGTGCAATCCACCGTGCAAGCCGTCACCGGCCACGACCATGAACACGGCATGTCTGCCGACATGGCGCATCAAAACATGTGGGCGTCCGTGACCGATGCTGTCTGCGTACTGCACCCTACCAAAGACAACAAGGCGCATGGCTGGGTTCGTTTTTCACAATCGGGTGACAAGGTCGTTGTCACCGCGCAAATCGAAGGACTGAATCCCAACTCCGAGCACGGTTTTCATATTCACGAGTACGGCGATTGCTCCGCTCCTGATGCCACCAGTGCCGGCTCGCACTACAACCCCGAAGGCCACAAGCACGGCGCCCCCGATGCTTCAAACCGTCACGCGGGTGATCTGGGAAATATCAAGGCGGACGAAAATGGCGTTGCACGACTCAATGTGACCGTGGACAACATCACCATTGCAGGCACCAAAGCGCCGATCGTCGGCCGAGCGGTGATCGTTCACGCCAAGGCGGACGACCTCAAAACACAACCCACGGGTGACGCGGGGGGCCGCATCGCTTGCGGCGTGATCGGTATCGCCAAGAGCACCGCACCAGAGCCTGCCAAGTGATTAACTCGCCGCGGCTGAGGCAGACGCCACGGCACGCTTCAGGATAGGTTCGACTTCGCCGGGGTGACCGATCCACATGACCTTGCCCTCGCGCGACAGAACGACGGTAAGCGGAATGTAGCTGACTCCCCATCGCTTCGCGTGGGGCGAAGAGTTGCCCTCAAACACCTGCGGCCAGGAAAGCTCTTTACTCTTGACGACGCGAAGCATGTCGTTACGGTCATTGTCCAGGCTGATGCTGACGAATTCGACACCTTGACCTTTGTAATCGGAGTAAAGCTGCTTCATGGCGGGTAGTTCAGCCATACACGGACCGCACCAGGTCGCCCAGAAATCAAGCATCACAACTTTTCCTGCATACGTCGTCGGAGTGATCGTCCGGCCTTCAACCGTGGTGAAGGAAAATGTCGGCTTTTCTCCCAGCGCAAGGCCGGGAAGTGATCCGGATGAGGCTGGTGCCCCGGCCCCACTCTCGCCCCGATAGCAGCCAGTAAGAAAAACGAAAACAATACAGAGAAGAAAAGCTGGAGTACTTCGCATACGGAATCCCTTCGTGGATGACCGCATCATAGTCACGAATATCGAGAGTAAACCAGAACCAACCCGCTTCTCTGCAAAACGTCAGCGTGATGCTGAGAAGACGGTGATTTCAACAAGTGCCCTCCGCCCGATGGAGAACCATGGCTTGTTCCTGTTTTGCTGAAAGATCCGAAAGGACTCACCGA
Proteins encoded in this region:
- a CDS encoding sigma-70 family RNA polymerase sigma factor, which produces MADAASPPPLDVTLAQAAGGDSAAWRVLVEGYSKRVFALVVKQCGDRELAEEITQATFVKLVGQLGKYSERGRFEPWLFRIAMNQLRDEMRRRKRQARPMDMTGAAGDEDRPWAAVEGELVNGASSRGESEEPYESVSRAEQIDRLKAAIAMLSEDDREILNLRHTAGLSFAEIAQALEEPLGTVLARGHRALGKLRKLLEEDES
- a CDS encoding metallophosphoesterase, whose amino-acid sequence is MDSPSNAMTDHTGADLQSATVVSFLFSRAAAANLDCTYRKGSTVHLPRKGRVLITGDLHDNGRNLQRIIKLAALHESPDHHLILHEIIHGPHLINGRDLSVRTLARVAELKLKYPNQVHVLLANHELSQIVGSSISKDGINVCDAFNAGIDFIYADAAEKIRAGVNRWVRSLNLAVKCENGLFVSHSLPGARKLEKFDPQVIDRELTDADLHSGGSAYDMVWGRHHPQDLADHLAKVWNVRLFVLGHQPTDMGYQVQGTSMLVLACDHNHAQVVPVDLSKRYTLDNLLEVMTPLAGVTV
- a CDS encoding superoxide dismutase family protein: MNRVNVIVWGLIAGAVLLIASYETRSEEKANALERVQSTVQAVTGHDHEHGMSADMAHQNMWASVTDAVCVLHPTKDNKAHGWVRFSQSGDKVVVTAQIEGLNPNSEHGFHIHEYGDCSAPDATSAGSHYNPEGHKHGAPDASNRHAGDLGNIKADENGVARLNVTVDNITIAGTKAPIVGRAVIVHAKADDLKTQPTGDAGGRIACGVIGIAKSTAPEPAK
- a CDS encoding TlpA family protein disulfide reductase, producing MRSTPAFLLCIVFVFLTGCYRGESGAGAPASSGSLPGLALGEKPTFSFTTVEGRTITPTTYAGKVVMLDFWATWCGPCMAELPAMKQLYSDYKGQGVEFVSISLDNDRNDMLRVVKSKELSWPQVFEGNSSPHAKRWGVSYIPLTVVLSREGKVMWIGHPGEVEPILKRAVASASAAAS